CTAGTATTATTTAGTAAACTATCCTTActttaatacaaaaattaatattactgAGAAAATTATTCATACTTCAGTAAGAAATTAATACTATTTAAAAAACTATTCTTACtctaatgaaaaaaagaaataatttcacATTGACACTATCGATTTACTTGTgaaattcattaattaattaccaATGGCCATTCGACTAATTTAAACCAGCGATGCCTCTTTACATCATCAGCCCCCTGTCTCATGTTCCCTAGTCTCTTCGTTCGATCTGCGATCAGAAGCTTCTTGATCAGATCCTTGGCAATCGGATCCATATGTTTTGGCCATTCTATTCTTCCACTTAATATCTTCTCATAGATGCCAAAGGGATTGTCATCGAAAAATGGCGGAAAGCCCGCTAACATTTCGTAGATGAGAACACCGAGGGCCCACCAGTCTACAGCTTTATTGTGTCCTTTGCTCTGAATTATTTCCGGCGCCAAATACTCGGGAGTGCCGCACAAAGTCCACGTCCTACAAccgataatttaaaataattattcttcGAGATATGAAACGTTGTCCTATCGCGAGCAATTATCGGTAAATTTGCCGTATGATTACATGTAGCAACGTTGAAATTGCCGATGTGTagataagaataaaaaagaCCTGCCGAAGCAAAGATACGATTTAAAAACCTGTAATTTAATAGTTAAATACGTATGAAATTCATATACGTGGAATATTCCTATACGAACGATTCAAGTTTGAACAAGACAGCTgtacatattattattaaacaaatGTTTGTGTACAGACGGCATATAGTAactaagaataattaataacttTCCACTTAGATTCCATTTGAATTTGCAAAAACATCTAcaatgtaattattattaatcgagtaaaaaaaaaataaataaacgatcGTTATATTACGATCGTTTATTATTGTATTAACCATCATTACGACCACTAATATATTAGAAATAATATCCTCTTACCTATCCGTGAGTTTCTTGGAGAAACCGAAGTCCGTAATTTTCAGGTGGCCCTGGCTGTCCAAGAGAAGGTTTTCAGGCTTTAGGTCCCTGTAAACGATGTGTTTGGTGTGCAAGTATTCCAAAGCACAGACGATTTCTGCCGCATAGAAGCAGCTGGTGGGTCCGGAAAATCGGCCAGCTGCTCTCAAGTAAGAGAAAAGCTCGCCACCGGCTACGAATTCTAACAGCATGTATACTCTCGCCTCGTCCCTTCCGCTCCAGAGCCTGAAACCATGCCGATGTTAAAGCGGTAATGGTACAACAGTAGAAATTTCCATAGTAGAGAagcagaaaaatgtaatttcgaaTCTAATACAAGAGAATGAGCTATTTTCTCTGTATCTTTTACAATACATGTACAATCGTTCACGAAAGATTAATATTTAAGTATCACTCTCGTCGTTCTTAATTACGCTTTCTTTTTCAGAAACTCCTTCGTTCGACTTTCTTGATCGTATGAAGGCACTTCCTCGCGTTGGAAGCGACAGTTTTCGATCGTAACCAACGAAACAATGTTACAGCTTGTCAGCGATCGAACGAGAGAAAGGAGAAAGCAAATTCGACTTACATGTTCACGATAAAGGGATGCTTGACCTCTTTCAATACGGTGATTTCGTTTCGCACGTGTTCCACTTGTT
The Bombus affinis isolate iyBomAffi1 chromosome 2, iyBomAffi1.2, whole genome shotgun sequence genome window above contains:
- the LOC126928951 gene encoding cAMP-dependent protein kinase catalytic subunit PRKX isoform X2, whose product is MNGTGTFGRVVLCRHQGTPLALKILSMVDVIRLKQVEHVRNEITVLKEVKHPFIVNMLWSGRDEARVYMLLEFVAGGELFSYLRAAGRFSGPTSCFYAAEIVCALEYLHTKHIVYRDLKPENLLLDSQGHLKITDFGFSKKLTDRTWTLCGTPEYLAPEIIQSKGHNKAVDWWALGVLIYEMLAGFPPFFDDNPFGIYEKILSGRIEWPKHMDPIAKDLIKKLLIADRTKRLGNMRQGADDVKRHRWFKLVEWPLVPQRALTPPIRPRVKAPGDPSCFDDYPETDWRSQPPLPPEQLALFQDF
- the LOC126928951 gene encoding cAMP-dependent protein kinase catalytic subunit PRKX isoform X1, encoding MSGDTTSDEEGSQEDSPRYDIDDLEIIKTIGTGTFGRVVLCRHQGTPLALKILSMVDVIRLKQVEHVRNEITVLKEVKHPFIVNMLWSGRDEARVYMLLEFVAGGELFSYLRAAGRFSGPTSCFYAAEIVCALEYLHTKHIVYRDLKPENLLLDSQGHLKITDFGFSKKLTDRTWTLCGTPEYLAPEIIQSKGHNKAVDWWALGVLIYEMLAGFPPFFDDNPFGIYEKILSGRIEWPKHMDPIAKDLIKKLLIADRTKRLGNMRQGADDVKRHRWFKLVEWPLVPQRALTPPIRPRVKAPGDPSCFDDYPETDWRSQPPLPPEQLALFQDF
- the LOC126928951 gene encoding cAMP-dependent protein kinase catalytic subunit PRKX isoform X3, translated to MVDVIRLKQVEHVRNEITVLKEVKHPFIVNMLWSGRDEARVYMLLEFVAGGELFSYLRAAGRFSGPTSCFYAAEIVCALEYLHTKHIVYRDLKPENLLLDSQGHLKITDFGFSKKLTDRTWTLCGTPEYLAPEIIQSKGHNKAVDWWALGVLIYEMLAGFPPFFDDNPFGIYEKILSGRIEWPKHMDPIAKDLIKKLLIADRTKRLGNMRQGADDVKRHRWFKLVEWPLVPQRALTPPIRPRVKAPGDPSCFDDYPETDWRSQPPLPPEQLALFQDF